A region of Deinococcus rubellus DNA encodes the following proteins:
- a CDS encoding HNH endonuclease signature motif containing protein — translation MKPLLLTLVLAGLGMGLAYNQNAPILPDPKLSPGDVLTSDKAIICVSGYTKTVRNVPQSLKEQVYKEYGITSRESGEYEIDHIVSLELGGSNSIRNLFPESYKTQPLNAHVKDTLENKLHALACGGQISMQDAQQAIASNWTAAYVKYVGPLPGGAQVLGSTASTVKVPVLPTPSPVPIQNTAQGSGSATDSALPNTDGSCPSTAPIKVSKSGIYHLPTGDGNYQRTKAKACFASAAAAQAAGYRGIK, via the coding sequence ATGAAACCGCTGCTGCTGACCCTGGTGCTGGCCGGACTGGGCATGGGCTTGGCCTACAACCAGAACGCCCCTATCCTGCCGGACCCCAAGCTCTCTCCCGGCGACGTCCTGACCTCGGACAAAGCCATCATCTGCGTCTCCGGATACACCAAGACGGTGCGCAACGTCCCGCAGAGCCTCAAGGAGCAGGTCTACAAGGAATACGGCATCACCTCCCGCGAGTCCGGCGAGTACGAGATCGACCACATCGTCTCGCTGGAACTCGGCGGCTCCAACAGCATCAGGAATCTGTTTCCCGAGTCCTACAAGACCCAGCCCCTGAACGCCCATGTGAAAGACACCCTCGAAAACAAGTTGCACGCCCTGGCCTGCGGTGGGCAGATCAGCATGCAAGACGCCCAGCAGGCCATCGCCAGCAACTGGACGGCGGCCTACGTCAAGTACGTCGGCCCACTCCCCGGCGGCGCACAGGTCCTCGGAAGCACGGCATCGACGGTGAAGGTGCCGGTGCTCCCAACGCCTTCACCGGTGCCGATTCAGAACACCGCACAGGGCAGTGGCAGCGCGACCGATTCGGCACTGCCCAATACGGATGGCAGCTGTCCCAGCACCGCACCGATCAAGGTCAGCAAGTCGGGCATCTACCACCTGCCTACGGGCGACGGCAATTATCAGCGCACCAAGGCCAAAGCCTGCTTTGCGAGTGCAGCGGCGGCGCAGGCGGCAGGCTACCGGGGGATCAAATGA
- a CDS encoding HD domain-containing phosphohydrolase, with the protein MHFLLGFWLFGRAEKPNLTSVSSLPFFILAAAIIFFISWVLGAFRLPRQVVPPLVLLTTGILLTCIQEGFFPLTTTSNPVWRIVLLFMVASGFVWLMAINVQSMLQRFKLQQRLVDQDSLTGLLNRAGTQRILKQLTPQQNAVMVMMDLNDLKAVNDLGGHNAGDQHIRSVAQAITEVLPQGAVASRWGGDEFLVLLPHSSVAEANNFAQQVIDHAPKIRLTLPALAFGSAQVHSYEDVQRALAVADQRMYEDKERVKHTHIGTLERHVPSAEEIMRLIEGIDNTADLLHYGFDNLRLILGFDASAYYEKRDGWLEAVYISSDDEQRDVPLHSLKRELSSGLMGQAILTNRTVGTADYPSEMKALPGWKDSGLRSFLVTPVRDAGMIVGTLALMSYHNWRPITPQARRLLEAVALRLGYILERERVLKQVELTLDGGLMALGLALEARDVESFGHTQRVVTYAEALGKALNLPSAARIELKQGACLHDLGKLMVPDSLLGKPGRLTAEEFKTMQQHVSQGFALASRIPDLSQGALDVILYHHEDWDGKGYPSGRSGLQIPLLARIFTVCDVYEALISVRPYKPAWPPSVALSEIEAQAGKKFDPGIVTVFLQMMQHHQPAGIDEEADPLRLP; encoded by the coding sequence ATGCACTTCCTCTTGGGCTTCTGGCTCTTTGGACGTGCCGAGAAGCCGAACTTAACGTCAGTTTCGAGTCTTCCCTTTTTTATTCTGGCTGCCGCCATCATTTTTTTTATTTCGTGGGTGCTGGGCGCGTTCCGTTTGCCGCGTCAGGTCGTGCCCCCGCTCGTCCTATTGACTACCGGCATCCTCTTGACCTGCATTCAGGAAGGCTTCTTCCCATTGACGACGACGTCCAATCCGGTATGGCGCATCGTCTTGCTGTTCATGGTGGCTTCCGGATTTGTCTGGCTGATGGCCATCAACGTTCAGAGCATGCTCCAGCGCTTCAAACTCCAGCAGCGTTTGGTCGACCAAGACAGCTTGACCGGACTCCTGAACCGTGCGGGCACGCAGCGCATCTTGAAACAGCTGACGCCGCAGCAAAACGCCGTGATGGTGATGATGGATTTAAATGATCTCAAAGCTGTCAATGATCTCGGCGGTCACAACGCGGGTGACCAGCATATCCGGTCGGTCGCCCAAGCCATAACTGAAGTTCTACCGCAGGGGGCCGTTGCCAGTCGCTGGGGCGGAGATGAATTCTTGGTGTTGCTTCCCCATTCCAGCGTTGCGGAGGCCAACAACTTTGCCCAGCAGGTCATCGACCACGCACCGAAGATTCGCCTGACCCTTCCCGCCTTGGCCTTTGGCAGCGCCCAGGTCCATTCCTACGAAGATGTTCAGCGGGCGCTGGCCGTTGCGGATCAGCGAATGTACGAAGACAAGGAAAGGGTCAAACACACCCATATTGGTACCCTTGAACGGCATGTCCCGAGTGCCGAAGAGATCATGCGGCTTATTGAAGGTATTGACAACACGGCTGATCTGCTTCACTACGGCTTTGATAACTTACGGCTCATTTTGGGCTTTGACGCCAGTGCCTACTACGAAAAGAGAGACGGGTGGCTTGAGGCGGTTTACATTTCCAGTGATGACGAGCAGCGGGACGTCCCGCTGCACAGCTTGAAACGTGAACTGTCGAGTGGATTGATGGGGCAGGCGATCTTGACCAATCGCACCGTTGGCACTGCCGATTATCCTTCGGAAATGAAAGCGTTGCCCGGATGGAAGGACTCTGGACTTCGCAGCTTTCTGGTGACGCCAGTCCGCGACGCTGGAATGATCGTGGGCACATTGGCGCTCATGAGTTACCACAACTGGCGACCTATCACGCCTCAAGCCCGCCGTCTGCTCGAAGCCGTGGCGCTGAGATTGGGCTACATCTTGGAGCGTGAGCGCGTTCTCAAGCAAGTTGAACTCACGCTGGACGGTGGCTTGATGGCGTTGGGTCTGGCGCTTGAAGCGCGTGATGTGGAATCTTTTGGTCACACCCAACGGGTGGTGACGTATGCAGAAGCCCTCGGGAAAGCGTTAAACCTTCCCAGTGCTGCCCGAATAGAACTCAAGCAAGGTGCGTGCCTGCACGACCTCGGCAAGCTGATGGTGCCGGACTCGCTCCTTGGAAAGCCGGGGCGGCTGACCGCCGAAGAGTTTAAAACGATGCAGCAGCATGTGTCGCAGGGCTTTGCACTGGCTTCAAGGATTCCAGATCTGTCCCAGGGGGCCTTGGACGTGATTTTGTATCACCACGAAGATTGGGACGGTAAGGGCTATCCATCCGGACGGTCTGGATTGCAGATTCCGCTTTTGGCCCGCATCTTCACGGTGTGTGACGTCTACGAGGCCCTCATCAGCGTGCGGCCCTACAAACCCGCCTGGCCCCCCTCAGTGGCCCTGAGCGAAATTGAAGCGCAGGCGGGGAAAAAGTTTGATCCGGGTATCGTCACCGTTTTTCTCCAGATGATGCAGCACCACCAACCGGCGGGCATCGACGAAGAAGCGGATCCGCTGAGGTTGCCCTGA
- a CDS encoding RNA-guided endonuclease InsQ/TnpB family protein — protein sequence MKYRLFPNVTQEKALDTTLYLCCQLYNAALEERRGAYKKSGVSVRYYEQKRALTEIKADLPEYKGIHSQVLQDVIERLDKSFKGFFRRVKAKQTAGYPRFKGRNHYDSFTYPQAGKTGAMPLEDSGKVDLSKIGNVRCTFHRPLEGQVKTATVKREGDKWFIVFACEVEAAPLPATGDVIGIDLGTNPNFLITSDGEFVPAPRHFKKSERKIGLLQRAASKRKRGSRRHKALKRQVAAEHRRVANRRRDFHHKTARTLVNRHDTVFHEDLNIIGLARSRTAKGVLDAGWASFINILSLKAANAGRRVLGVDPKYTSQDCHQCGHRQKIKIGHAYLCANCGLDMHRDVHAALNILNRGRDAAFCESVQSPALADQRSLAL from the coding sequence ATGAAATATAGGCTTTTCCCGAACGTCACGCAGGAGAAGGCGTTGGATACCACGCTGTACCTGTGCTGCCAGTTGTACAACGCGGCCCTTGAGGAACGCAGGGGAGCCTACAAGAAAAGCGGCGTCTCGGTCCGCTACTACGAACAGAAACGCGCCCTGACTGAAATCAAGGCCGACCTGCCGGAGTACAAGGGAATCCACTCCCAGGTGTTGCAGGACGTCATAGAGCGGCTGGACAAATCCTTCAAGGGATTCTTTCGGCGGGTCAAGGCAAAACAGACTGCCGGGTATCCGAGGTTCAAAGGGCGCAACCACTACGACTCCTTTACTTACCCGCAAGCGGGTAAGACGGGGGCGATGCCCCTGGAAGATTCTGGGAAGGTCGACCTCTCCAAGATTGGGAACGTGCGCTGCACGTTCCACCGTCCGCTTGAAGGGCAGGTCAAGACGGCCACCGTCAAGCGGGAGGGTGACAAGTGGTTCATCGTGTTTGCCTGCGAGGTCGAAGCTGCACCCCTCCCCGCGACGGGTGACGTGATTGGGATTGACCTCGGCACGAATCCAAACTTCCTCATCACGTCGGACGGCGAGTTCGTTCCGGCTCCCCGTCACTTCAAGAAGTCGGAGCGCAAAATTGGCCTGCTTCAGCGGGCCGCCAGCAAGAGGAAGCGGGGCAGCCGCCGCCACAAGGCGCTGAAGCGTCAGGTCGCTGCTGAGCATCGCCGGGTCGCCAATCGTCGCCGGGACTTCCACCACAAGACGGCCCGCACTCTGGTGAATCGCCACGACACCGTGTTTCACGAAGACCTCAACATCATCGGGCTGGCCCGTTCCCGTACCGCCAAAGGTGTACTGGACGCGGGTTGGGCCAGCTTCATCAACATCCTCTCCCTCAAAGCTGCGAACGCTGGTCGGAGAGTTCTCGGGGTTGACCCGAAATATACGAGTCAGGACTGTCACCAGTGTGGGCATCGCCAGAAAATTAAAATCGGCCATGCCTACCTGTGTGCCAACTGCGGACTGGACATGCACCGCGATGTCCATGCCGCTTTGAATATCCTGAATCGGGGCAGGGATGCTGCCTTCTGCGAGAGCGTGCAATCTCCGGCGCTTGCTGACCAGAGAAGCCTCGCCCTTTAG
- the tnpA gene encoding IS200/IS605 family transposase, producing MHMAGERSTRHAHFNLNYHLVFTPKYRRRSFFGPSRDRLMEIFTATCAERDWLIRGMEVMPDHVHVFVSCPPKWAPSDIAKILKGVSARLLLQEFPELKRRGHLWTNAYYVGSAGNISAEVIQQYIEGQRKGQVEDDGV from the coding sequence GTGCATATGGCCGGAGAGCGTTCAACACGACATGCACACTTCAATTTGAACTACCATCTGGTGTTCACGCCGAAGTACCGCCGTCGTTCGTTCTTCGGCCCGTCCCGTGACCGCCTGATGGAGATTTTCACGGCTACCTGCGCTGAACGGGATTGGCTCATCCGGGGCATGGAGGTCATGCCGGACCACGTGCATGTGTTCGTGTCCTGCCCGCCGAAATGGGCACCGTCCGACATCGCCAAGATTCTGAAGGGCGTCTCAGCTCGGCTTCTCCTTCAGGAGTTCCCCGAGCTGAAGCGGCGCGGCCACCTGTGGACGAATGCCTACTACGTCGGGTCGGCGGGCAACATCTCCGCCGAGGTGATTCAGCAGTACATCGAAGGGCAGCGCAAAGGGCAGGTGGAAGACGATGGGGTTTAA
- a CDS encoding nucleotidyltransferase domain-containing protein, with product MPKSTIRTYFPSDLHEAAAQAVTGFFSAQPYVQSVLLVNSCARGTATPQSDLDFAILIEAELEASRFSALEQAWQAHYQQQPVFEAFRRSGRFTGIHLDLITGQYQPTDLDDAGGPDSFELEIGNQVAYSFPLWQAADAMAHLRAQWLPYYDEALRRKRLQMVRDACAYDLEHVAFYTHRGLHFQAFDRFYKAFQEFLQALCISRRTYPIAYTKWIRELVAERLGLPDLYIQLPPL from the coding sequence ATGCCAAAGTCGACCATCCGCACTTACTTCCCCAGCGATCTTCATGAAGCGGCGGCCCAGGCCGTCACCGGGTTCTTTAGCGCCCAGCCATACGTTCAGAGCGTCCTCCTGGTCAACTCCTGCGCACGCGGCACAGCCACGCCACAGAGCGATCTGGACTTCGCAATCCTGATCGAGGCCGAGTTGGAAGCGTCCAGATTCTCAGCGCTGGAACAGGCCTGGCAAGCGCACTACCAGCAGCAGCCCGTGTTCGAGGCGTTCCGGCGTTCCGGGCGGTTTACTGGCATCCATCTGGATCTGATCACCGGCCAGTACCAGCCCACCGACCTGGACGACGCGGGTGGGCCGGACAGCTTCGAGTTGGAGATCGGCAATCAGGTGGCCTACAGCTTTCCCCTGTGGCAGGCCGCCGATGCCATGGCACACTTGCGGGCGCAGTGGCTGCCTTATTACGATGAAGCGCTGCGCCGCAAGCGCCTTCAGATGGTGCGGGATGCGTGCGCCTATGATCTTGAGCATGTGGCGTTCTACACCCACCGAGGCTTGCATTTTCAAGCCTTCGACCGGTTCTATAAAGCGTTTCAGGAATTCCTTCAAGCGTTGTGTATCTCTCGGCGGACCTATCCCATCGCCTACACCAAGTGGATCAGAGAATTGGTGGCAGAGCGTCTCGGGTTGCCTGACCTGTACATCCAGTTGCCACCACTCTGA
- a CDS encoding histidine phosphatase family protein → MPTAVSLLPARLLLIRHGETENNVTQIFRGPEGGQAPLNAAGFRHAQQLAHRLKALNLPSPRVYASTYLRAQQTAQPIAEALDVPQQTLEDVQELDTGTFAGRSYAHMNEFEDEMTAPDGHYGFPGGDSLVGAGERFHAALLKIRPQPGETVLIVSHGAALVSVLSKLLAVDPRESWRSDTYRHANAAVTELIWNETGPPEVIRLADAGDLGKLE, encoded by the coding sequence ATGCCCACTGCTGTCTCACTCCTTCCTGCCCGCCTGCTGCTCATTCGCCACGGCGAGACCGAAAACAACGTTACCCAGATCTTTCGTGGTCCGGAAGGTGGCCAGGCTCCGCTGAATGCGGCAGGTTTCCGGCACGCACAGCAACTGGCACACCGGCTGAAGGCGTTGAACCTGCCCAGTCCCCGCGTGTATGCCAGCACGTACCTGCGGGCGCAGCAAACCGCCCAGCCGATTGCGGAGGCGCTCGACGTGCCCCAGCAAACGCTGGAGGACGTTCAAGAACTCGACACCGGAACGTTCGCAGGGCGCTCCTACGCCCACATGAACGAATTCGAGGACGAGATGACTGCGCCAGACGGCCACTACGGCTTTCCAGGTGGGGACTCGCTGGTCGGCGCGGGCGAGCGTTTTCACGCGGCGCTGCTCAAGATCAGGCCTCAGCCGGGCGAAACCGTGCTCATCGTGTCACACGGCGCGGCGCTGGTCTCTGTCCTCTCGAAACTGCTGGCGGTAGACCCGCGCGAGTCCTGGCGCTCCGATACCTACCGCCACGCCAATGCTGCCGTGACCGAACTGATCTGGAACGAGACCGGCCCGCCCGAGGTGATCCGGCTGGCCGATGCGGGAGATCTCGGAAAGCTGGAGTAG
- the ychF gene encoding redox-regulated ATPase YchF: protein MSSLSIGIVGLPNVGKSTLFNAITRAGALAANYPFATIEPNVGRVNVPDERLGALSKVFTKGERVPPIIPTFVEFVDIAGLVKGASQGEGLGNQFLANIREVDAIAHVVRCFEDGNVIHVANRVNPLDDIETINTELILADLAGLEKRVVGLSKKAKGGDKEAKEQLEVAEVILKVLGEGQPARAARIEGPVPRDFGLITIKPVIYVANVGEDDLAGDNDLVKQVREFAARDGSHVVKISAQIEGELAEMEEDDARAFLHDLGVEESGLDQLVKVGYETLGLITFITSGEKEVRAWTIHNGEKAPEAAGEIHSDLERGFIRAEVIEWQKMVEAGGWTAAKSKGWVRTEGKEYVMKDGDIMNVLHNM, encoded by the coding sequence GTGAGTAGCTTAAGTATCGGAATCGTCGGCCTGCCCAATGTCGGCAAATCAACTCTGTTCAACGCCATCACCCGCGCCGGGGCGCTGGCGGCCAATTACCCTTTCGCCACCATCGAGCCGAACGTGGGCCGCGTCAATGTGCCGGACGAACGCCTGGGCGCGCTGAGCAAGGTCTTTACCAAGGGCGAGCGGGTCCCGCCGATCATCCCGACCTTCGTGGAGTTCGTGGACATTGCCGGGCTGGTCAAGGGAGCCTCGCAAGGCGAGGGCCTGGGCAACCAGTTTCTGGCCAATATCCGGGAAGTGGACGCCATCGCCCACGTCGTGCGCTGCTTTGAAGACGGCAACGTCATTCACGTGGCCAACCGGGTCAATCCGCTGGACGACATCGAGACCATCAACACCGAGCTGATTCTGGCTGACCTGGCGGGCCTGGAAAAGCGGGTGGTGGGCCTCAGCAAGAAAGCCAAGGGCGGCGACAAGGAAGCCAAAGAGCAGCTCGAAGTTGCCGAGGTCATCCTCAAGGTGCTGGGCGAGGGCCAGCCCGCCCGCGCCGCCCGGATCGAAGGCCCGGTGCCCAGAGACTTCGGCCTGATCACCATCAAGCCGGTGATTTACGTGGCGAATGTCGGTGAGGACGATCTGGCGGGCGACAACGACCTTGTCAAGCAGGTGCGTGAGTTTGCCGCACGTGACGGTTCGCACGTGGTCAAGATCAGCGCCCAGATCGAGGGCGAACTGGCCGAGATGGAGGAAGACGATGCCCGCGCCTTTCTGCACGACCTGGGCGTCGAGGAGAGCGGGCTGGACCAACTGGTCAAGGTGGGCTACGAAACGCTGGGCCTGATCACCTTCATCACTTCCGGCGAAAAGGAAGTGCGCGCCTGGACCATTCACAACGGTGAGAAGGCCCCCGAGGCCGCCGGAGAAATCCACTCGGACCTGGAACGCGGTTTTATCCGGGCCGAGGTCATCGAGTGGCAGAAGATGGTGGAGGCCGGAGGCTGGACCGCCGCCAAGAGCAAGGGCTGGGTGCGCACCGAGGGCAAAGAGTACGTGATGAAGGACGGCGACATCATGAACGTTTTGCACAATATGTAG
- a CDS encoding substrate-binding periplasmic protein, which yields MLRFRIHLAPLALLGALTGLASPVQAAGLAQIQGKGQFKLAFSTAQPPLINQNGTAFEGFATELLSIIGKQMKVSNITWRKIGTPQALMDGLRSGNYDAVIDSQLPQPLTDVTLSKPLACTGGVILARPGGPTYDNELKGKRVAVVTGSSYFYYVRNLPFDKQINVFASDDQALLAFLTGKLDALVMDRYAALKMFKAAGAKVIQVSPLLWSQDITLVMNRSSGTELSANNEVLAPINIALKKMLADGSYTALSKKYFGQDVRCEL from the coding sequence TTGCTACGATTCCGCATTCATCTCGCTCCTCTGGCCCTGCTCGGCGCATTGACCGGATTGGCCAGTCCGGTTCAGGCCGCTGGCCTGGCCCAAATTCAGGGCAAGGGGCAGTTCAAACTGGCTTTCAGCACGGCCCAGCCCCCCCTCATCAACCAGAATGGAACCGCCTTCGAGGGCTTTGCCACCGAACTGCTGAGTATCATCGGCAAGCAGATGAAGGTCAGCAATATCACCTGGCGCAAAATCGGCACGCCCCAGGCATTGATGGATGGTCTGCGCTCAGGCAACTACGACGCGGTCATCGACAGCCAGTTGCCGCAGCCGCTGACCGACGTAACTCTAAGCAAGCCGCTGGCCTGCACCGGCGGGGTGATTCTGGCCCGGCCCGGCGGCCCCACCTACGACAATGAACTCAAGGGCAAGCGCGTCGCCGTCGTGACCGGCAGCAGTTATTTTTATTACGTGCGAAACCTGCCGTTCGACAAGCAGATCAACGTTTTTGCCAGCGACGATCAAGCGCTGCTGGCCTTTCTGACCGGGAAGCTGGACGCCCTGGTGATGGACCGTTACGCTGCCCTCAAGATGTTCAAGGCGGCGGGCGCGAAGGTCATTCAGGTCAGCCCACTGCTGTGGTCGCAGGACATCACGCTGGTCATGAACCGCAGCAGCGGCACCGAACTGTCTGCCAACAACGAGGTGCTGGCCCCCATCAACATCGCCCTCAAAAAGATGCTGGCCGACGGCAGCTACACAGCCCTGAGCAAGAAATACTTCGGCCAGGACGTACGCTGCGAGCTGTAA
- a CDS encoding alpha/beta fold hydrolase, which produces MDDLADMDDFQHQDLAEPYFEHLNGADLYFEVVEPDEGEEVQTLIYLHGGPGYNSLTFRDLVGERLSAYRVIYLDQRGAGRSGPLDDTEQGSDTLDLDTLTADVEAVREFLGLEKLTPLGHGFGALIALEYARRFPTHTDRAVVINPWVHFPDLALTLLEEASARRNTPLDDPKTEVVKRTPEGQHPQVGAARIEAAFALLNARDLLNALHFKDAPSRMRLEFADVEGQLMGGAEVQQALVNQGLWEFEYPPFLSEIRRQVYVIAGTHDATSYPAQVQWVQDLVDADVTLLDAGHYPWLDDEDEFMEALEEALTR; this is translated from the coding sequence ATGGACGATCTGGCCGACATGGACGACTTTCAGCATCAGGACCTGGCCGAACCCTATTTCGAGCACCTCAACGGAGCCGATCTCTACTTCGAGGTCGTGGAGCCGGATGAGGGAGAAGAGGTCCAGACCCTGATCTACCTGCACGGTGGCCCCGGCTACAACAGCCTCACCTTCCGCGATCTGGTGGGCGAGCGCCTCTCGGCCTACCGGGTGATCTACCTCGACCAGCGTGGAGCGGGCCGCAGCGGTCCCCTGGACGACACCGAGCAGGGCAGCGACACCCTCGACCTCGACACCCTGACGGCAGATGTGGAGGCGGTACGAGAATTTTTAGGTCTGGAGAAGCTGACGCCGCTGGGCCACGGCTTCGGCGCGCTGATCGCGCTGGAATATGCCCGGCGCTTTCCCACGCACACTGACCGGGCCGTCGTCATCAACCCCTGGGTGCATTTCCCCGATCTGGCTCTCACCCTGCTGGAAGAAGCCAGTGCCCGCCGGAATACCCCGCTCGACGATCCCAAAACAGAGGTCGTCAAGCGCACACCCGAAGGCCAGCACCCCCAGGTCGGCGCGGCCCGTATCGAGGCGGCCTTTGCGCTGCTCAACGCCCGCGACCTGCTCAACGCCCTGCATTTCAAAGATGCCCCCAGCCGGATGCGTCTGGAGTTTGCCGATGTGGAAGGCCAGCTGATGGGCGGAGCCGAGGTGCAGCAGGCGCTGGTCAATCAGGGGCTATGGGAATTCGAGTACCCGCCGTTCCTGAGCGAGATCAGGCGGCAGGTGTACGTGATCGCCGGAACGCACGACGCCACCAGTTACCCCGCACAGGTGCAGTGGGTTCAGGACCTGGTGGACGCCGACGTGACCCTGCTCGACGCCGGGCACTACCCCTGGCTCGACGACGAGGACGAGTTCATGGAGGCGCTGGAGGAAGCGCTGACCCGCTGA
- a CDS encoding cation:proton antiporter produces MLTAFAVLLSVTALLAYLNERFFHFPTTVGVALSGALAGILLVAVDALALPMVGHYARLMLKTLNFTDFVLNGILSLLLFGGALSLDAAQMLKQRVTILTLAVFSTLISTVLVGFGAYLVFGVLGLAVPLIGALLFGALISPTDPVAVLDLLKRAKVPPRIETLIAGESLFNDGVGVVIFLVLSGLAGGGGSINVDHAVSADLMGALGLFAREALGGVVLGGVLGVAGLYLTRTIENAAVEVLLTLALVIGGYVLALGLGVSGPLAMVVFGLIISAYKEKIFTENTREQVINFWETIEQVLNIVLFAFIGLNVLLNPGRAPQFVAGALLIAVALAARYLSVALPFWLIRGQAAYGAYTVRLLTWGGLRGGIAISLVLGLPPSSYRSALITATYLIVLFTIAVQGLTIMPLVKKVVENSPEE; encoded by the coding sequence ATGTTGACCGCTTTTGCCGTGCTGCTCAGCGTGACCGCCTTGCTGGCGTACCTCAACGAGCGGTTTTTTCACTTCCCGACCACCGTGGGGGTGGCCCTCTCGGGGGCGCTGGCGGGCATTTTGCTGGTGGCGGTGGACGCGCTGGCGCTGCCGATGGTCGGACACTACGCCCGCCTGATGCTCAAGACCCTCAATTTTACCGATTTCGTGCTCAACGGCATCCTCAGCCTGCTGCTGTTCGGCGGGGCACTCAGCCTCGACGCCGCGCAGATGCTCAAGCAGCGCGTCACGATCCTGACCCTGGCTGTCTTCAGCACCCTGATCAGCACCGTGCTGGTGGGCTTCGGGGCGTATCTGGTGTTCGGGGTGCTGGGGCTGGCCGTGCCGCTGATCGGGGCGCTGCTGTTCGGCGCGCTGATCTCGCCCACCGACCCAGTGGCGGTGCTTGACCTCCTCAAGCGGGCCAAGGTGCCGCCGCGCATCGAAACCCTGATCGCCGGGGAGAGCCTCTTTAACGACGGGGTGGGCGTGGTGATCTTTCTGGTGCTCAGCGGGCTGGCCGGAGGCGGCGGCAGCATCAATGTGGACCACGCAGTCAGCGCCGACCTGATGGGCGCGCTGGGCCTGTTTGCCCGCGAGGCGCTGGGCGGAGTGGTGCTGGGCGGGGTGCTGGGCGTGGCCGGGCTGTACCTGACCCGCACCATCGAGAACGCGGCGGTGGAGGTGCTGCTGACCCTGGCGCTGGTCATCGGCGGCTACGTGCTGGCGCTGGGCCTCGGCGTCAGCGGCCCACTGGCGATGGTGGTCTTCGGACTCATCATCTCGGCCTACAAGGAAAAGATCTTCACCGAAAACACCCGCGAGCAGGTCATCAATTTCTGGGAAACCATCGAGCAGGTACTCAATATCGTGCTGTTCGCCTTCATCGGGCTGAACGTGCTGCTCAACCCTGGCCGCGCGCCACAGTTCGTGGCCGGGGCGCTGCTGATCGCCGTGGCGCTGGCAGCCCGCTACCTCAGCGTGGCGCTGCCCTTCTGGCTGATTCGCGGGCAGGCGGCTTACGGCGCGTACACTGTGCGGCTGCTGACCTGGGGCGGTCTGCGCGGCGGCATCGCCATCAGCCTGGTGCTGGGCTTGCCGCCGAGCAGCTACCGCAGCGCCCTGATCACCGCCACCTACCTGATTGTGCTGTTTACGATCGCCGTACAGGGTCTCACCATCATGCCGCTGGTCAAAAAGGTGGTGGAGAACAGCCCGGAAGAGTAG
- a CDS encoding M23 family metallopeptidase: protein MRRLLGWLLTLVLLTAGLYFVWPLVQQAQRYAALLSAPLPTPSSLPLPLPGVRFADTWGGARSQGRRHEGVDIFAPRNTPVRATTRGKVLNVGPDTLGGRTVMLLGPGGARHYYAHLERYAKLKRGDWVKAGAVVGYVGDSGNAAGTPTHLHYGIYEGSGAVNPYPLLKKSWLSE from the coding sequence ATGCGCCGTCTTCTCGGCTGGCTGCTGACGCTGGTTCTGCTCACCGCTGGCCTTTACTTTGTCTGGCCCCTGGTGCAGCAGGCCCAGCGCTACGCGGCACTGCTCTCGGCTCCTCTGCCGACGCCCTCCAGTCTGCCCTTGCCGCTGCCGGGCGTGCGCTTTGCCGACACCTGGGGCGGGGCCCGCAGCCAGGGGCGGCGGCACGAGGGGGTAGATATCTTCGCGCCGAGGAACACGCCGGTTCGCGCCACCACACGCGGCAAGGTGCTCAATGTCGGCCCCGACACCCTCGGAGGCCGCACCGTCATGCTCCTGGGACCGGGCGGGGCGCGGCACTACTACGCCCATCTGGAGCGCTACGCCAAACTCAAGCGCGGCGACTGGGTCAAGGCGGGCGCGGTGGTGGGCTACGTCGGCGACAGCGGCAACGCAGCGGGCACACCAACGCACCTGCATTACGGTATTTACGAGGGCAGCGGGGCCGTCAACCCGTACCCGCTGCTGAAAAAGAGCTGGCTGAGCGAATAA